Proteins encoded within one genomic window of Clupea harengus chromosome 10, Ch_v2.0.2, whole genome shotgun sequence:
- the si:ch73-63e15.2 gene encoding protein strawberry notch homolog 2 isoform X5 produces MCACVSPTPGLLGLMSDVPLWTKFYAQLGRPLPKDLSCLDDLSSTSLFSSPADSLSEYTDAQAFLNNDSLTRVPTLWDINTPAQNQPELNSTRFQGLNSLEDLRASIHTHTPLAAFQPQRPPTPPENEQEADEEEAEELGHVDTYADYKPSKSTVGISHPDRVVETNTLSSVPPPDITYTLSIPDPTISSGLLSALQLEAIIYACQQHEVILQNQQRAGYLIGDGAGVGKGRTVAGIILENYLKGRKRALWFSVSNDLKYDAERDLKDINAPNIPVHALNKIKYGDTATSEGVLFATYSALIGESQAGGQLRTRLKQILDWCQPDFEGVIVFDECHKAKNATSTKMGKAVLDLQNKLPRARVVYASATGASEPKNMIYMSRLGIWGEGTPFRTFDDFLHVIEKRGVGAMEIVAMDMKVSGMYIARQLSFSGVSFHIEEISLDEDFKLVYNKAAKLWAEALTVFTQAADMLCLRSRKSLWGQFWSSHQRFFKYLCIAAKVRRLVLLAKKELAAGKCVVIGLQSTGEARTREVLDENDGHLDRFVSAAEGVFQSLVHKHFPSEKQREKSAGSKRKRKPRGRQPKYPRQVQECAVVIQISDASSSDTEAMDSDSNSSPDSLQDNSDDVIFVNQTNGHTAETGKMKASLLTKIAELGKELPLNTLDELIDKLGGPEKVSEMTGRKGRVVRHPDGTVGYESRAEQSHTIDQINVKEKDRFMNGEKLVAIISEAASSGISLQADKRVRNQRRRVHMTLELPWSADRAIQQFGRTHRSNQVTAPEYVFLISELAGERRFASIVAKRLESLGALTHGDRRASESRDLSKYNFENKYGTKALDKITKAILGYTESKVAPPKDYPGCDAMFFSDMKQGMMNVGIFCRDPRLGLNTEKDCTITKFLNRILGLEVHKQNSLFQYFTDNFDYLIAKDKKEGKYDMGILDLAPGNDEIYEEKQEEFLTVGNPHDGQVVLYKITVDRGMPWEEAFEKSQKLSGSDDGFYLSHKLRGTQPCVLLAEQGRGHSLIVHKPNIGKQAQLESLDNMRNRYRKVTADEAREIWENQYTFSFKKCSHANWNGKCKKVEEGQECTQGMRLRQYHMLCGALLRVWKHVADVVADLTGSSILQIVRLKTKQLHKQVGIKIPESCVLRVREELQQMDGEVKRRRREREELQRQSYIDLLSQLPFPSNPSQLSGLSPFLYTPPPGAVFPSLSKTPLADMLDSTEGGALGLSDPAEDFSMEPLESQQQQPQQQEKEKDKLSLEFMDSIQLFDLNLCPPLHSPLPPTPSSPTALTSSSPSFFHEMPSLTLPSAPCNTDVHIDFREVLNNMFQSGSDRQSVIKLPLQGRDSS; encoded by the exons gacCTCTCTTGCTTAGATGACCtatcctccacctctctgttctcctctccagcTGACTCTCTGTCTGAGTACACCGATGCTCAGGCCTTCCTCAACAACGACAGCTTGACACGTGTGCCCACACTATGGGATATCAACACCCCAGCACAGAACCAACCAGAG CTAAACTCCACCAGGTTTCAGGGTCTGAACAGTTTAGAGGACCTGAGAGCCAGTATCCATACCCATACTCCTCTGGCAGCATTCCAG ccacAGAGGCCTCCCACACCACCTGAGAATGAGCAGGAggcagatgaggaggaggcggaggaacTGGGCCATGTGGACACCTACGCAGACTACAAACCCTCCAAAT CCACCGTAGGGATATCCCATCCTGACCGGGTGGTGGAGACCAACACCCTGTCCAGCGTGCCTCCCCCCGACATCACCTACACCCTCTCCATCCCAGACCCCACCATCAGCAGCGGCCTGCTGTCCGCCCTGCAGCTCGAGGCTATCATCTACGCCTGCCAG CAACACGAGGTGATTCTGCAGAACCAGCAGAGAGCAGGCTACCTGATCGGAGACGGGGCCGGGGTGGGCAAGGGCCGGACTGTGGCCGGGATCATCCTGGAAAACTACCTAAAGGGAAGGAAGAGAGCGCTGTG GTTCAGTGTTTCCAACGACCTGAAATATGACGCAGAGagagatctcaaagacatcaacGCACCCAACATCCCCGTGCATGCCTTAAATAAG ATAAAGTATGGGGACACAGCTACCTCAGAGGGCGTGCTGTTTGCCACGTACTCCGCACTGATTGGAGAGAGCCAGGCCGGTGGGCAGCTTCGCACTCGACTCAAGCAGATCCTGGACTGGTGCCAACCAGACTTTGAGGGAGTC ATTGTGTTTGATGAATGTCACAAAGCCAAAAACGCCACGTCGACTAAGATGGGCAAGGCGGTCCTGGACCTGCAGAACAAGCTGCCCCGGGCCAGGGTGGTGTACGCCAGCGCCACAG GCGCCTCTGAGCCAAAGAACATGATCTACATGAGCCGCCTGGGCATCTGGGGAGAAGGGACCCCGTTTCGGACGTTTGATGACTTCCTCCACGTCATCGAAAAGAG GGGTGTTGGTGCTATGGAGATTGTTGCCATGGACATGAAGGTCAGCGGAATGTACATCGCACGGCAGCTCAGCTTCTCAGGCGTGTCCTTCCACATCGAGGAGATCAGCCTGGACGAGGACTTCAAGCTGGTCTACAACAAGGCCGCCAAACTG TGGGCCGAGGCGCTGACTGTGTTCACGCAGGCGGCAGACATGCTGTGCCTGAGATCCAGGAAGTCCCTGTGGGGACAGTTTTGGTCGTCGCACCAACGCTTCTTCAAGTACCTCTGCATCGCCGCCAAGGTGCGCCGTCTGGTGCTGCTGGCCAAGAAGGAGCTGGCGGCTGGCAAG tgtgtggtgATCGGGCTGCAGTCCACAGGAGAGGCTCGGACACGAGAAGTGCTCGACGAGAACGATGGGCACCTCGACAGATTTGTGTCTGCGGCCGA GGGTGTCTTTCAGTCTCTGGTTCACAAGCATTTTCcctcagagaagcagagagaaaagagtgcgGGAAGCAAGAGGAAAC gaaaGCCCCGCGGACGGCAGCCCAAGTACCCGAGGCAAGTGCAGGAGTGCGCCGTAGTCATCCAGATCAGCGACGCCAGCAGCAGCGACACCGAGGCCATGGACAGCGACTCCAACTCCTCCCCCGACTCGCTGCAGGACAACAGCGACGACGTTATCTTCGTCAACCAGACCAATGGCCACACCG CAGAAACAGGAAAAATGAAGGCCAGCCTACTGACCAAGATCGCAGAACTGGGAAAAGAACTACCTCTGAACACACTGGATGAGCTTATAGACAAACTTGGAGGCCCTGAGAAAGTATCCGAG ATGACGGGGCGTAAGGGCCGGGTGGTACGGCACCCCGACGGCACTGTGGGCTACGAGTCGCGTGCCGAGCAAAGCCACACCATCGACCAGATCAACGTCAAGGAGAAGGACCGCTTTATGAACGGGGAGAAG ctGGTGGCCATCATCTCGGAGGCGGCCAGCTCGGGCATCTCCCTGCAGGCAGACAAGCGTGTGAGGAACCAGCGGCGGCGGGTGCACATGACCCTGGAGCTGCCCTGGAGCGCAGACAGAGCCATCCAGCAGTTTG GCCGCACGCACCGCTCCAACCAGGTCACGGCGCCCGAGTACGTCTTCCTCATCTCCGAGCTGGCCGGAGAGCGGCGGTTTGCTTCCATCGTGGCCAAACGCCTGGAGAGTCTG GGCGCTTTGACCCACGGAGACAGGAGGGCCTCAGAGTCCCGAGATTTGAGCAAGTACAACTTTGAAAACAAA TATGGCACCAAGGCTCTAGATAAGATCACCAAAGCCATCCTGGGATACACTGAGAGTAAAGTGGCCCCTCCCAAAGACTATCCTGGATGCGATGCTATGTTCTttagtg ATATGAAACAAGGGATGATGAATGTGGGCATCTTCTGCAGGGACCCGCGCTTAGGCCTCAACACTGAGAAAG ACTGCACCATCACCAAGTTCCTGAACCGTATCTTGGGTCTGGAAGTGCACAAGCAGAACTCCCTGTTCCAGTACTTCACCGACAACTTCGACTACCTGATTGCGAAGGACAAGAAGGAGGGCAAATATGACATGGGGATCCTGG ATCTGGCCCCAGGCAATGACGAGATCTATGAGGAGAAACAAGAAGAGTTCTTGACCGTGGGGAACCCACACGATGGCCAAGTCGTACTTTATAAG ATCACAGTGGACAGAGGCATGCCTTGGGAAGAAGCCTTTGAGAAGTCCCAAAAACTGAGCGGCTCGGACGACGGCTTCTACCTCTCTCACAAG CTGAGGGGCACTCAGCCCTGTGTGCTGCTGGCGGAGCAGGGTCGAGGCCACAGCCTCATTGTCCACAAGCCCAACATCGGCAAGCAGGCCCAGCTCGAGAGCCTGGACAACATGAGGAACCGCTACCGGAAG GTCACTGCTGACGAGGCAAGGGAGATCTGGGAGAATCAGTACACATTCTCTTTCAAGAAATGCAGCCATGCTAACTG GAATGGGAAGTGTAAAAAGGTGGAGGAGGGGCAGGAGTGCACGCAGGGCATGCGTCTGCGTCAGTACCACATGCTGTGCGGCGCCCTGCTGCGCGTGTGGAAGCATGTCGCCGACGTGGTGGCCGACCTCACCGGCTCCAGCATCCTGCAGATTGTCCGCCTCAAGACCAAACAGCTCCACAAGCAAGTTG gTATTAAGATTCCTGAGTCGTGTGTGTTGCGCGTGCGTGAGGAGCTGCAGCAGATGGACGGCGAGGTGAAGCGGCGGCGGCGGGAGCGGGAGGAGCTACAGCGGCAGTCGTACATCGACCTCCTCAGCCAGCTCCCCTTCCCGTCCAACCCCAGCCAGTTGAGCggcctctcccccttcctctacACGCCACCTCCAGGGGCCGTCTTCCCGTCGCTGTCAAAAACCCCTCTGGCGGACATGCTGGACAGCACAGAGGGCGGAGCCTTGGGTCTGAGTGACCCAGCCGAGGACTTCAGCATGGAGCCTCTGGagtctcagcagcagcagccgcagcagcaggagaaagagaaggacaagCTTTCACTGGAGTTCATGGACAGCATCCAACTGTTCGACTTGAACCTCTGCCCACCGCTTCACAGCCCACTGCCGCCCACCCCGTCTTCACCCACGGCCCTGACCTCTTCCTCTCCGTCCTTCTTCCACGAGATGCCCTCGTTGACCCTGCCCAGTGCACCGTGCAACACTGATGTCCACATTGACTTCCGCGAGGTGCTGAACAACATGTTCCAGAGCGGTTCGGACAGGCAGTCCGTCATCAAGCTCCCACTGCAGGGCAGGGACTCTTCTTAA